In Acidovorax sp. 106, the following proteins share a genomic window:
- a CDS encoding NAD(P)/FAD-dependent oxidoreductase, with product MIRISEIRLPFTVAEAPDAPLRAAVTKLLGIADADIAHLHVFKRSFDARKVDLLAVYIVDVTLAQPEREAALLAQFAANPHIQPTPDMAWHPVGQAPADLPLRPVVVGFGPCGIFAALVLAQMGFKPIVLERGKTVRERTKDTWGLWRKRELHAESNVQFGEGGAGTFSDGKLYSQIKDPRHLGRKVMNEFVKAGAPEEILYVAHPHIGTFKLVKVVENLREQIIALGGEIRFEQRVTDVIVEGTGDSRHLRGLKVLNQATGETTELRADHVVMALGHSSRDTFAMLYQRGVAMEAKPFSIGFRIEHPQGVIDRARWGRHAGHPLLGAADYKLVHHAANGRAVYSFCMCPGGTVVAATSEPNRVVTNGMSQYSRNERNANAGMVVGIDPRDYPTDPAAFEAHLGQTYGAESLPAGQFHPLSGSVLQRQLESNAFVLGGRDYSAPGQLVGEFIAGKPSTQLGSVDPSYKPGVALGDLHAALPGYAIEALREALPAFGRKIKGFDMHDAVLTGVETRTSSPLKIGRGDNLQSLNTPGLYPAGEGASYAGGILSAGVDGIKVGEAVARSLLGVQG from the coding sequence ATGATCAGAATCTCCGAAATCCGGCTGCCCTTCACCGTGGCCGAAGCCCCCGATGCGCCGCTGCGCGCCGCCGTCACCAAGCTCCTTGGCATCGCCGATGCCGACATCGCCCACCTGCACGTTTTCAAGCGCAGCTTTGACGCGCGCAAGGTCGATCTGCTGGCGGTCTACATCGTGGACGTGACGCTGGCCCAGCCCGAACGCGAGGCCGCGCTGCTGGCCCAGTTTGCCGCCAACCCGCACATCCAGCCCACGCCCGACATGGCCTGGCACCCCGTGGGCCAGGCGCCCGCCGATCTGCCGCTGCGCCCTGTGGTGGTGGGCTTTGGGCCCTGCGGCATTTTTGCAGCGCTGGTGTTGGCGCAGATGGGCTTCAAGCCCATCGTGCTGGAGCGCGGCAAGACCGTGCGTGAGCGCACCAAAGACACCTGGGGCCTGTGGCGCAAGCGCGAGCTGCATGCCGAGAGCAACGTGCAGTTTGGCGAGGGCGGCGCAGGCACCTTCAGCGACGGCAAGCTCTACAGCCAGATCAAAGACCCGCGCCACCTGGGCCGCAAGGTGATGAACGAGTTCGTCAAAGCCGGTGCGCCCGAAGAAATTTTGTATGTGGCCCACCCGCACATCGGCACCTTCAAGCTGGTGAAGGTGGTGGAGAACCTGCGCGAGCAAATCATTGCGCTGGGCGGCGAGATCCGCTTTGAGCAGCGCGTGACAGACGTGATCGTGGAAGGCACGGGTGACAGCCGCCACCTGCGCGGCCTCAAGGTGCTGAACCAGGCCACCGGCGAGACCACCGAGCTGCGCGCTGACCATGTGGTGATGGCGCTGGGCCACAGCTCGCGCGACACCTTCGCCATGCTGTACCAGCGCGGCGTGGCCATGGAGGCGAAGCCGTTTTCCATCGGCTTTCGCATCGAGCACCCGCAGGGCGTGATCGACCGCGCCCGCTGGGGCCGCCACGCGGGCCACCCGCTGCTGGGCGCGGCCGACTACAAGCTGGTGCACCACGCTGCTAACGGGCGCGCGGTGTACAGCTTTTGCATGTGCCCCGGCGGCACCGTGGTGGCCGCCACCAGCGAGCCGAACCGCGTGGTGACCAACGGCATGAGCCAGTACTCACGCAACGAGCGCAATGCCAACGCGGGCATGGTGGTGGGGATCGACCCGCGCGACTACCCCACCGACCCCGCCGCGTTTGAAGCCCACCTAGGACAGACCTATGGCGCAGAGAGCCTGCCCGCGGGGCAGTTCCACCCCCTGTCGGGCAGCGTGCTGCAGCGCCAGCTGGAATCGAACGCCTTTGTGCTGGGCGGCCGCGACTACAGCGCGCCAGGCCAGTTGGTGGGCGAGTTCATTGCGGGCAAACCCTCCACGCAGCTGGGCAGCGTGGATCCGTCATACAAGCCCGGTGTGGCCCTGGGCGACCTGCACGCCGCCCTGCCCGGCTACGCCATCGAGGCGCTGCGCGAGGCGCTGCCTGCGTTTGGTCGCAAGATCAAAGGCTTTGACATGCACGATGCGGTGCTGACGGGCGTGGAGACGCGCACCTCATCGCCCTTGAAGATCGGGCGCGGCGACAACCTGCAAAGCCTGAACACGCCCGGCCTGTACCCTGCGGGTGAAGGTGCCAGCTACGCGGGCGGCATTTTGTCGGCCGGGGTAGATGGCATCAAGGTGGGTGAGGCTGTGGCGCGCAGCCTGCTGGGCGTGCAGGGCTGA
- the cysK gene encoding cysteine synthase A: MKVDNILQTIGNTPHVRINRLFGPGANVWVKSERSNPGGSIKDRIALAMVEDAEKSGALQPGGTIIEPTSGNTGIGLALVAAVKGYRLILVMPDSMSIERRRLMLAYGAQFDLTPREKGMKGAIARAQELLAQTPGAWVPQQFENPANIDIHVRTTAQEILADFPEGLDAIITGVGTGGHLTGTARVLKAKFPQLKVFAVEPSASPVISGGAPSPHPIQGIGAGFIPKNLDTSVLDGVIQVDAEPAREYARRAAREEGLLVGISSGATLAAIAQKLPDLPAGAKVLGFNYDTGERYLSVEGFLPA; encoded by the coding sequence ATGAAAGTTGACAACATTCTGCAGACCATCGGCAACACGCCGCACGTGCGCATCAACCGCCTGTTTGGCCCGGGCGCCAACGTGTGGGTGAAGTCTGAGCGCAGCAACCCCGGTGGTTCCATCAAAGACCGCATTGCGCTGGCCATGGTGGAAGACGCTGAGAAGTCGGGCGCGCTGCAGCCCGGCGGCACCATCATCGAGCCCACCAGCGGCAACACCGGCATTGGCCTGGCGCTGGTGGCGGCCGTCAAGGGCTACCGCCTGATTTTGGTGATGCCCGACAGCATGAGCATTGAGCGCCGCCGCCTGATGCTGGCCTATGGCGCGCAGTTTGACCTGACCCCGCGCGAAAAAGGCATGAAGGGCGCGATTGCCCGTGCCCAGGAGCTGCTGGCGCAGACACCCGGCGCATGGGTGCCGCAGCAGTTCGAAAATCCCGCCAACATTGACATTCACGTGCGCACCACGGCGCAGGAAATCCTGGCGGACTTTCCCGAGGGGCTGGACGCCATCATCACCGGCGTGGGCACGGGCGGGCACCTCACGGGCACGGCCCGTGTGCTCAAAGCCAAGTTTCCGCAGCTCAAGGTGTTTGCGGTCGAGCCTTCGGCCTCGCCCGTCATCTCGGGCGGAGCGCCCTCGCCCCACCCCATCCAGGGCATCGGCGCGGGCTTCATCCCCAAGAACCTGGACACCAGCGTGCTCGACGGCGTGATCCAGGTCGATGCCGAGCCGGCCCGTGAATACGCCCGCCGCGCCGCACGCGAAGAGGGCCTGCTGGTGGGCATTTCGTCGGGTGCCACGCTGGCCGCCATTGCGCAAAAACTGCCCGATTTGCCCGCAGGCGCCAAGGTGCTGGGCTTCAACTACGACACGGGCGAGCGCTATCTGTCGGTGGAAGGCTTCTTGCCTGCCTGA